A single genomic interval of Brassica napus cultivar Da-Ae unplaced genomic scaffold, Da-Ae ScsIHWf_1846;HRSCAF=2482, whole genome shotgun sequence harbors:
- the LOC125599362 gene encoding ATP synthase subunit alpha, chloroplastic-like translates to MVTIKADEISNIIRERIEQYNREVTIVNTGTVLQVGDGIARIYGLDEVMAGELVEFEEGTIGIALNLESNNVGVVLMGDGLMIQEGSSVKATGKIAQIPVSEAYLGRVINALANPIDGRGKISASESRLIESPAPGIISRRSVYEPLQTGLIAIDSMIPIGRGQRELIIGDRQTGKTAVATDTILNQQGQNVICVYVAIGQKASSVAQVVTSLQERGAMDYTIVVAETADSPATLQYLAPYTGAKLLRINWQEVNDCVSY, encoded by the coding sequence ATGGTAACCATTAAAGCCGatgaaattagtaatattatccGTGAACGTATTGAGCAATATAATAGAGAAGTGACGATTGTAAATACCGGTACCGTACTTCAAGTGGGCGACGGCATCGCTCGGATTTATGGTCTTGATGAAGTAATGGCAGGTGAATTAGTAGAATTTGAGGAGGGTACTATAGGTATTGCCCTTAATTTAGAATCAAATAATGTTGGTGTTGTATTAATGGGTGACGGTTTGATGATCCAAGAAGGAAGTTCAGTCAAAGCTACGGGAAAAATTGCTCAGATACCCGTGAGTGAGGCTTATTTGGGGCGTGTTATAAACGCCTTGGCTAACCCTATTGATGGTCGAGGTAAGATTTCAGCTTCTGAATCTCGGTTAATTGAATCTCCTGCCCCAGGTATTATTTCGAGACGTTCTGTATATGAGCCTCTTCAAACAGGACTTATTGCTATTGATTCCATGATCCCTATAGGACGCGGCCAGCGGGAATTAATTATTGGTGACAGACAGACCGGTAAAACAGCAGTAGCCACAGATACAATTCTCAATCAACAAGGTCAAAATGTAATATGTGTTTATGTGGCTATTGGTCAAAAAGCTTCTTCCGTGGCTCAGGTAGTGACTAGTTTACAGGAACGAGGGGCAATGGACTACACTATTGTGGTAGCTGAAACGGCTGATTCCCCAGCTACGTTACAATACCTCGCGCCTTATACAGGAGCAAAGCTACTCAGAATCAATTGGCAAGAGGTCAACGATTGCGTGAGTTACTGA